AACATCGCCAGGTTTAAATGGTCGAATTGAAAGTTTAGGAATAGATGTCTGATTTAATGAGAAAATAGATTCAATTGTTTCCATTGATTTTACTAGCTCTTTTACTTCAGGAGTAGAAAGGCTTTGAATCATACTTTCTACACCAATGTTCGCATCATTAACCAATTTATTGTAGATTTCGTTTCCTTTTGCTGTTAAATGAAGAGTATATTGACGTTTATCTTCAGTAGATTGGATTTTTGAAATGATGTTTTCGTCATCGAATCGTTGAATAATGCGACTTAAATAACCACGATCAATGCCGAGTTTTTCGATAAGATCTGTTGCAGTACATCCGTGGTTTTCGTTGATTTCTGTAATGATTCTCGCTTCAGTTAATGGAAAAGGGTGATTATAGATTTCTTGATCAATTTTTCCCAATACATTAGCATAATGTCTGTTAAATTTGCGTATTTTTTCAACATAATTCATATTTTTATCCCTTTGAATATTCTGAAATTTTAGATTACTAATAATATAAATGAAAAAAGTTGACTAAGTCAACTAATTTGAAGCAGATAAAAGTGTAAATGGTGAAAATTGTACTAGAATATTCAAGAATTTGGATAAGGAATTTATAAAAAAGGGAATATAATTAAAAAGTGGTTAAAAAAAGATTAAAAGAAAATTAAATAGGGGGAAAACATGGAACTATCTTTGTTATTAGAGTACGGTTGGGTATTAATTATTCTAATTTTATTAGAGGGTTTATTATCGGCCGATAATGCACTAGTACTTGCTGTTATGGCAAAACATTTACCAGAAGAAAGACAAAAGAAAGCAATCAATATTGGTTTACTTTTAGCTTTTATTTTTCGAATCGGTGCCATTTTTATTATTTCATTTCTTTTTAATGTATGGCAGGTTCAAGCAATCGGAGCGGCGTATTTAATTTTCATCGCATTAAAGCATTTATTTAAAAAGCATGATGATGATAAAGGAAAAAAAGAAAAAAGCTTTGGTATGACAGTTGCTCAAATATCATTAGCAGACATTGCATTTGCGATTGATTCTATTTTAGCAGCAGTAGCCCTAGTAATTGATCTACCTAATACAAAAATGGGTAATATAGGTGGCATGGATGGTGCTAAATTTATCGTCATTGTTATTGGAGCAATTGCAGGTTTAATCGTTATTCGCTTTGCAGCAGGTATTTTTGTTAAATTGCTGACAACACGTCCAAGTTTAGAAACAGCAGCTATGCTTTTAGTTGGATGGGTAGGGGTGAAACTACTAATGCATACTTTGGCACATCCATCTCTACACATTATTTCACATCATTTTGTTGAAGGACCAATCTGGAATACTATTTTCTGGTCAGTCATGCTTTTAATCGCTGTAGGTGGTTGGTTTCTCTCTAAAAAGAAATCAACAGATACTAACGTAGAATAAATGATAAATAATAAAAATCGCTTAGATTTGTAGCACTAAGCGATTTTTTAGAGTGTTGAAATATTAAATGGTCATACGTATATCAGTTTTCACTATTTAACCAACAGAATAAAATCATGTAGTTTATCAAGCGACATAATATTTTGATTGCATACTTGGCTATCCTTGCAAATGTAATTTCCTCTTTGTGTAAAAGTACCTTCAATTTTTCCTTTTGTTTTTGTCATGAATAATCCTAAGTCACCATACTTATTACATATTGTGCAGTTGCCTCTTTTTTTCATTGGATTAAAAGTACCTTGTAAACCAATTAGTTTGTCATTTAAATATGTGACAATAAACTTTGAATTAGAGCCTAAGTCATCCCATCCAATATATGTTGTCTCAACTAAATCAATATCTTGTAATAAAGGAAGCTTTAACTTTTTAGCTTTAGGAAAAAGCTTTTTGATGGATTGTTCTGATACTTCTTTAAAAGGAATTATATAAGGCTTTAGTCGGTTCAGTAAAGCATCTGCTTGATCAGAATTTTTAATTGAACTTATTGGACTGAAGAGTAGATGTTGATCTTCAGATAGCTCAGGAAATAAACTTAGGATCTTGTCATTAACTAGTGAATGTAAAGCATTTAAAACAGTTTTATCATTTACTGTAGAATGTCCATTTGTTAAGACTTGTAGTTGATGTTTAATAAAATTATATTGCTCTGTTCTAATAAAGGGGTTCATTTATATCACTCCTAATTTGAGAGGAAAGTTCGATTTATAACATAACATCTTTAATTTACATCAAAAAAGTGAAATTATATAGGTTGAGTTTATGTAAGAAACAAAGTTGCCATAAAAAAACACTGATGAGGTTATCAGTGTTTTTATTTATTTATTTATTTAGTATATACAATTTTTTTTATTGTTTCGATTGAGAGAAAGTATTCCTTCGCTAAATGCTCAATTGATTGACCATTTTTAAATGCTTCTTTAATAGCTTTATTTCGATTATCAATTAGCTTTCTTGTACCTGAACGTGAGCCCCATTTTTTGTGAACTTTTTCAGATTTTGGAATATAAAGTGTTTCTCCCTGTACGTATTTTTGTATTTCCAATAATAACTTTTCAGGTAAAATAGCAGTTGCTTTTATATATGCCATCTTTGCCAGCCCCTTATTCTTATTTAGTAAATAAGGTGCAAAGCCGTTGAATCAGAACTGCTTACTTGGGCGATTAGTAAAACCTACCCATGCAAAGTATCGCCTTTCTAAATCTAGGCTTTGCATGGGATGTTGATTTATCTGACAAACTAACAATATTTGTCATAATAGATCACCTCCTAAAGAAATCATGAAAACTTTTTATTTATTATAAATTATATCTGTTCAGATTGCATTT
This genomic interval from Gottfriedia acidiceleris contains the following:
- a CDS encoding bifunctional helix-turn-helix transcriptional regulator/GNAT family N-acetyltransferase, which produces MNYVEKIRKFNRHYANVLGKIDQEIYNHPFPLTEARIITEINENHGCTATDLIEKLGIDRGYLSRIIQRFDDENIISKIQSTEDKRQYTLHLTAKGNEIYNKLVNDANIGVESMIQSLSTPEVKELVKSMETIESIFSLNQTSIPKLSIRPFKPGDVGYVAYIHGKIYSTTYQFGRVFEYYVMKGLSEFLLNPNGGELWIAEVNGEIVGSIAITKANESVAQLRWYVLDEKYQGLGIGKKLIETALNFCKENQFEHVFLWTVSTLETARYLYKKYNFTLTEEKPNFDWTGFELIEERWDLVL
- a CDS encoding TerC family protein; the encoded protein is MELSLLLEYGWVLIILILLEGLLSADNALVLAVMAKHLPEERQKKAINIGLLLAFIFRIGAIFIISFLFNVWQVQAIGAAYLIFIALKHLFKKHDDDKGKKEKSFGMTVAQISLADIAFAIDSILAAVALVIDLPNTKMGNIGGMDGAKFIVIVIGAIAGLIVIRFAAGIFVKLLTTRPSLETAAMLLVGWVGVKLLMHTLAHPSLHIISHHFVEGPIWNTIFWSVMLLIAVGGWFLSKKKSTDTNVE
- a CDS encoding FusB/FusC family EF-G-binding protein — protein: MNPFIRTEQYNFIKHQLQVLTNGHSTVNDKTVLNALHSLVNDKILSLFPELSEDQHLLFSPISSIKNSDQADALLNRLKPYIIPFKEVSEQSIKKLFPKAKKLKLPLLQDIDLVETTYIGWDDLGSNSKFIVTYLNDKLIGLQGTFNPMKKRGNCTICNKYGDLGLFMTKTKGKIEGTFTQRGNYICKDSQVCNQNIMSLDKLHDFILLVK
- a CDS encoding CD3324 family protein, which produces MAYIKATAILPEKLLLEIQKYVQGETLYIPKSEKVHKKWGSRSGTRKLIDNRNKAIKEAFKNGQSIEHLAKEYFLSIETIKKIVYTK